The following are encoded in a window of Emcibacter sp. SYSU 3D8 genomic DNA:
- a CDS encoding PAS domain S-box protein, translating to MKRAVSVSAPPPEEDRYRLLVDAITDYAIYMLDPDGVVTSWNAGAHRFKGYEAHEIIGQHFSRFYTDADRLADRPAIALETAEREGRFEGEGWRVRKDGSRFWANVVIDPIRTPSGELLGFAKITRDLTERKLAEESLRLSEEQFRLLVQGVSDYAIYMLDATGHVSNWNPGAQRIKGYTPEEIIGRHFSAFYTEDDREAGEPQRALETAEREGRFEKEAIRVRKDGTRFWANVVIDPIRDATNRVIGFAKITRDVTERKATQRALDEAREQLFQAQKLEAIGQLTGGIAHDFNNLLMVVLGSLELMRKRLPGDSSLMPLLENAVQGAQRGASLTRRMLAFARRQNLDPQPTGVQALVADMNDLMQRSLGPAFSIDTTFPNRLPPAMTDANQLEAALLNLVVNARDAMPQGGAIAITGREETVAEDGALKPGRYVVIAVTDNGEGMDPETLARASDPFFTTKGVGKGTGLGLSMVQGLAEQSGGRLVLTSRMGEGTTAELWFPVAAEGAPAADRATAAPEPLADGRHLSVLAVDDDPLVLNNTAAMLADLGHTVFEADSAAEALDILKEYRIELVLTDHAMPQMTGAQLAAMVNARWPAVPIILATGFAELPPGTGAGLPRLAKPFTQDELARAIAEASPVS from the coding sequence ATGAAACGCGCCGTAAGCGTCTCGGCACCGCCGCCGGAGGAAGACCGCTACCGGCTTCTGGTCGATGCGATCACCGACTACGCCATCTACATGCTCGACCCGGACGGCGTGGTGACGAGCTGGAACGCCGGCGCCCATCGCTTCAAGGGCTATGAGGCCCACGAGATCATCGGCCAGCACTTCTCGCGGTTCTACACCGACGCCGACCGGCTGGCCGATCGCCCCGCCATCGCGCTGGAGACCGCCGAGCGCGAGGGCCGGTTCGAGGGCGAGGGCTGGCGGGTGCGCAAGGACGGCAGCCGGTTCTGGGCCAATGTGGTGATCGACCCGATCCGCACGCCATCGGGCGAGCTGCTGGGCTTCGCCAAGATCACCCGCGACCTGACCGAGCGCAAGCTGGCCGAGGAAAGCCTGCGGCTGAGCGAGGAGCAGTTCCGCCTGCTGGTGCAGGGCGTGTCCGATTACGCCATCTACATGCTCGACGCCACCGGCCATGTGAGCAACTGGAACCCGGGCGCCCAGCGCATCAAGGGCTACACCCCCGAGGAGATCATCGGCCGGCATTTCTCGGCATTCTATACCGAGGACGACCGCGAGGCCGGCGAACCCCAGCGGGCGCTCGAAACCGCCGAACGCGAGGGCCGTTTCGAAAAGGAGGCGATCCGCGTCCGCAAGGACGGCACCCGGTTCTGGGCCAATGTGGTGATCGACCCGATCCGCGACGCCACCAACCGGGTGATCGGCTTCGCCAAGATCACCCGCGACGTCACCGAGCGCAAGGCGACCCAGCGGGCGCTGGATGAGGCGCGCGAGCAGCTGTTCCAGGCCCAGAAGCTCGAGGCCATCGGCCAGCTTACCGGCGGCATCGCCCACGATTTCAACAACCTGCTGATGGTGGTGCTGGGCAGCCTCGAGCTGATGCGCAAGCGCCTGCCGGGCGATTCGTCGCTGATGCCGTTGCTCGAGAACGCCGTCCAGGGCGCCCAGCGCGGCGCCTCTCTGACCCGGCGCATGCTGGCCTTCGCCCGCCGCCAGAACCTGGACCCGCAGCCCACCGGCGTGCAGGCGCTGGTCGCCGACATGAACGACCTGATGCAGCGCTCGCTCGGCCCCGCCTTCAGCATCGACACAACCTTCCCCAACCGCCTTCCGCCCGCGATGACCGACGCCAACCAGCTCGAGGCGGCGCTGCTCAACCTGGTGGTCAACGCCCGCGACGCCATGCCCCAGGGCGGCGCCATCGCCATCACCGGCCGCGAGGAGACGGTGGCCGAGGACGGCGCGTTGAAGCCCGGCCGCTATGTGGTGATCGCCGTGACCGACAATGGCGAGGGCATGGACCCGGAAACCCTGGCCCGTGCCTCCGACCCGTTCTTCACCACCAAGGGCGTCGGCAAGGGCACGGGCCTGGGCCTGTCCATGGTGCAGGGCCTTGCCGAGCAATCCGGCGGCCGGCTGGTGCTGACCAGCCGCATGGGCGAAGGCACCACCGCCGAACTGTGGTTCCCCGTGGCCGCCGAGGGCGCGCCCGCCGCCGACCGGGCCACGGCCGCGCCCGAGCCGCTGGCCGACGGCCGGCACCTGTCGGTGCTCGCCGTCGACGACGACCCGCTGGTGCTGAACAACACCGCCGCCATGCTGGCCGACCTAGGCCACACCGTGTTCGAGGCCGATTCCGCCGCCGAGGCGCTGGACATATTGAAGGAATACCGCATCGAGCTGGTGCTGACCGACCACGCCATGCCGCAGATGACCGGCGCCCAGCTCGCCGCCATGGTCAATGCGCGGTGGCCGGCGGTGCCGATCATTCTGGCGACGGGGTTCGCCGAGCTGCCGCCGGGAACAGGCGCGGGCCTGCCGAGGCTGGCCAAGCCGTTCACGCAGGACGAGTTGGCGCGGGCCATTGCGGAGGCGTCGCCGGTCAGTTAG
- a CDS encoding prephenate/arogenate dehydrogenase family protein: MVDRPIFDRLALIGVGLIGSSIAHRARRDGLAGEIVATARSKATRDIVARLKIADRVFDTAAEAVKGADLIILCTPPGAFGDVAREIAPHLAPGATLTDVGSVKQAVVDDVGPHVPPGVHFVPGHPVAGTENSGPESGFAELFEGRWCILTPPQGTDAAATDKLAAFWKEMGSKVEVMDARHHDLVLAITSHVPHLIAYNIVGTAADLEEVTQSEVIKFSAGGFRDFTRIAASDPTMWRDIFLGNKEAVLEMLGRFTEDLTALQRAIRWGDGDALFNLFTRTRAIRREVIDAGQETPAADFGRPHGKG; encoded by the coding sequence GTGGTTGACCGGCCCATTTTCGACCGGCTGGCGCTGATCGGCGTTGGCCTGATCGGCTCGTCCATCGCCCACCGGGCGCGGCGGGACGGGCTGGCCGGTGAAATCGTCGCCACCGCTCGCAGCAAGGCGACCCGCGACATTGTCGCCCGGCTGAAGATCGCCGACAGGGTGTTCGATACCGCCGCCGAAGCGGTCAAGGGCGCCGACCTCATCATCCTGTGCACGCCGCCCGGCGCGTTCGGCGACGTGGCGCGCGAGATCGCGCCTCATCTGGCGCCCGGCGCCACCCTTACCGATGTGGGCTCGGTCAAGCAGGCGGTGGTCGACGATGTCGGCCCGCATGTGCCGCCGGGCGTGCATTTCGTGCCCGGCCATCCGGTGGCGGGCACCGAGAATTCCGGTCCCGAATCCGGCTTTGCCGAGCTGTTCGAGGGCCGCTGGTGCATTCTCACGCCGCCGCAGGGAACCGACGCCGCCGCCACCGACAAGCTGGCGGCGTTCTGGAAGGAAATGGGCAGCAAGGTCGAGGTGATGGACGCCCGTCACCACGACCTGGTGCTGGCCATCACCAGCCACGTGCCGCATCTGATCGCCTACAACATCGTCGGCACCGCCGCCGATCTGGAGGAAGTGACCCAGTCGGAAGTGATCAAGTTCTCGGCCGGCGGCTTCCGCGACTTCACCCGCATCGCCGCCTCGGACCCCACCATGTGGCGCGACATCTTCCTGGGCAACAAGGAAGCCGTGCTGGAGATGCTGGGCAGGTTCACCGAGGACCTGACCGCGCTGCAGCGCGCCATCCGCTGGGGCGACGGCGATGCGCTGTTCAACCTGTTCACCCGCACAAGGGCGATCCGCCGCGAGGTGATCGACGCGGGTCAGGAGACACCGGCGGCCGATTTCGGACGGCCGCACGGGAAGGGGTGA
- the hisC gene encoding histidinol-phosphate transaminase, whose amino-acid sequence MTGPVPRPGVLAIEPYQGGKSKDTSFIGKLSSNEAALGPSPRALEAYAQAAALVHRYPDGGAQLLREAIARHHAVELDRVVCGFGSDDILQLLARGYAGPGDEVLYSEHGFLIYPIAAHAVGATPVASKDDGYTVSVDNMLNCVGERTRLVYLANPNNPTGTYIGRDELERLHAGLPEHVVLVIDSAYAEFVDDPDYDSGQELASWAPNVVMTRTFSKIYGLAALRVGWAYGAPGIIDVLNRLRGPFNVAAPAQAAAVAALDDREFFDKARAHNTRWRDWLFQRLGGLGLSVVPSAGNFLLIDFGAPERAQAADAYLRDRGWYLRRMESYGFPGHLRLTVGTEAENRGVTDVLAAFMEPARG is encoded by the coding sequence ATGACCGGACCCGTTCCGCGCCCCGGCGTGCTCGCCATCGAGCCGTATCAGGGCGGCAAGTCCAAGGACACCAGCTTCATCGGCAAGTTGTCGTCGAACGAAGCCGCGCTGGGCCCCAGCCCCAGGGCGCTTGAAGCCTATGCGCAGGCCGCCGCGCTGGTGCACCGCTATCCCGACGGCGGCGCGCAACTGCTGCGCGAGGCCATCGCCCGCCACCACGCGGTGGAGCTCGACCGCGTCGTCTGCGGCTTCGGCTCGGACGACATCCTGCAATTGCTCGCCCGCGGCTATGCCGGCCCGGGCGACGAGGTGCTCTACAGCGAACACGGCTTCCTGATCTATCCGATCGCCGCCCATGCGGTGGGCGCGACGCCCGTGGCGTCGAAGGACGACGGCTACACCGTCTCGGTCGACAACATGCTGAACTGTGTCGGCGAGCGGACGCGGCTGGTCTATCTGGCCAATCCCAACAATCCGACGGGCACCTATATCGGCCGCGACGAGCTGGAGCGGCTGCATGCCGGCCTGCCCGAGCACGTGGTGCTGGTGATCGATTCCGCCTATGCCGAGTTCGTCGACGACCCGGACTACGATTCCGGACAGGAGCTGGCCTCGTGGGCGCCCAATGTGGTGATGACCCGCACCTTCTCTAAGATCTACGGCCTCGCCGCGCTGCGCGTGGGCTGGGCGTATGGTGCGCCGGGGATCATCGACGTGCTGAACCGGCTGCGCGGCCCGTTCAACGTGGCCGCGCCGGCCCAGGCGGCTGCCGTCGCCGCCCTCGACGACCGCGAATTCTTCGACAAGGCCCGCGCCCACAATACGCGCTGGCGCGACTGGCTGTTCCAGCGTCTCGGCGGTCTTGGCCTGTCGGTGGTGCCCAGCGCGGGCAACTTCCTGCTGATCGACTTCGGCGCGCCTGAGCGCGCCCAGGCGGCCGACGCCTATCTGCGCGACAGGGGCTGGTATCTGCGCCGCATGGAGTCCTACGGCTTTCCCGGCCATCTGCGCCTGACCGTGGGGACCGAGGCCGAAAACCGGGGCGTCACCGACGTGCTGGCGGCGTTCATGGAGCCGGCCCGTGGTTGA
- a CDS encoding chorismate mutase, protein MSQPTLEQIREKIDDVDDRIHALLMERAMLGELVVAAKNGAAPDAPRLRPGREASILRRLRQRHSGSLPFPVVAHMWREMMTAFLNRQSPIEIAVWGGRNRIAVWDIARAHFGVNTRFTPQQDASAALAHLAATPGAIGVFAFDPAAAADGGEPWWRSLASSETNGAGLQIFARLPFFVDNGTTAFAVANAREDSGDETTLAVLQGVGGNETRSPAGDVLARHSDTALVAIPGFHRAGDPALEAVRAAHGARSAAIIGGYANPIKG, encoded by the coding sequence ATGTCCCAGCCGACGCTGGAGCAGATACGCGAGAAGATCGACGACGTGGATGACCGGATCCACGCGCTGCTCATGGAACGCGCCATGCTGGGCGAGCTGGTGGTCGCCGCCAAGAACGGCGCCGCGCCCGACGCGCCGCGCCTGCGGCCCGGCCGCGAGGCCAGCATTCTGCGACGCCTGCGGCAGCGTCACTCGGGCAGCCTGCCATTCCCGGTCGTCGCCCATATGTGGCGCGAGATGATGACCGCGTTCCTCAACCGCCAGTCGCCCATCGAGATCGCCGTCTGGGGCGGCCGGAACCGCATCGCGGTGTGGGACATCGCCCGCGCCCATTTCGGCGTCAACACCCGCTTCACGCCGCAGCAGGACGCATCGGCCGCGCTCGCCCACCTGGCGGCGACGCCGGGCGCCATCGGCGTGTTCGCGTTCGATCCCGCCGCCGCAGCGGATGGCGGCGAGCCCTGGTGGCGCAGCCTTGCATCGTCCGAGACCAACGGGGCAGGCCTGCAGATTTTCGCGCGCCTGCCCTTTTTCGTGGACAACGGGACGACCGCCTTCGCCGTCGCCAATGCCCGCGAGGACAGCGGCGACGAAACCACCCTGGCGGTGCTGCAAGGCGTTGGCGGCAACGAGACCCGGTCGCCGGCCGGCGACGTGCTGGCGCGACATAGTGACACGGCGCTGGTCGCCATCCCCGGTTTTCACCGGGCCGGCGATCCTGCGCTGGAAGCCGTCCGCGCCGCCCATGGCGCCAGGAGCGCCGCAATCATCGGCGGCTACGCCAACCCAATCAAAGGTTAA
- a CDS encoding homoserine O-acetyltransferase encodes MNSISLPHPNYVEARRQHGQDNDPRGSVLRLEAVPFRLVSGTELPEVTVAYQAYGTLNADKSNAVLVCHALTGDQHVANPHPITGKEGWWASAVGPGKIIDTNRFYVICANVLGGCLGTTGPKEINPATNREWGIDFPVITIGDMVRLQAAFLDQLGIADLFCVIGGSMGGMQVLDWAARYPERVFSAIPVATTARHSAQNIAFHEVGRQAIMADPEWRGGAYYGGPGPKAGLSVARMAAHITYLSEAGLHQKFGRKLQDRDALTFGFDADFQIESYLRHQGSTFVDRFDANSYLYITRAMDYFDLAADYGGLLANAFKDTQARFCVASFTSDWLYPTAESRAIVHALNAVAAPVSFVEFETDKGHDAFLLDVPEFYDVLRGFIGAAAEKRGL; translated from the coding sequence ATGAACTCGATCTCCCTGCCGCACCCCAATTATGTGGAGGCGCGGCGTCAGCACGGACAGGACAACGACCCGCGCGGCAGCGTGCTGCGGCTGGAGGCCGTGCCGTTCCGTCTGGTGTCGGGCACAGAATTGCCCGAGGTGACGGTGGCCTACCAGGCCTATGGCACGCTGAACGCCGACAAGTCGAACGCGGTGCTGGTGTGCCACGCATTGACCGGTGACCAGCATGTGGCCAATCCGCACCCGATCACCGGCAAGGAAGGCTGGTGGGCAAGCGCCGTCGGGCCCGGCAAGATCATCGATACCAACCGCTTCTACGTGATCTGCGCCAACGTGCTGGGCGGCTGCCTGGGCACCACCGGTCCGAAGGAGATCAACCCGGCGACGAACCGCGAATGGGGCATCGACTTCCCGGTCATCACCATCGGCGACATGGTCCGGCTGCAGGCAGCGTTCCTCGACCAGCTCGGCATCGCCGACCTGTTCTGCGTCATCGGCGGCTCCATGGGCGGCATGCAGGTGCTGGACTGGGCGGCGCGCTATCCCGAACGGGTGTTCTCGGCCATCCCGGTGGCGACCACGGCACGGCATTCGGCGCAGAACATCGCGTTCCACGAAGTGGGCCGTCAGGCGATCATGGCCGATCCGGAATGGCGCGGCGGCGCCTATTACGGCGGGCCGGGGCCCAAGGCGGGCCTGTCGGTGGCGCGCATGGCCGCGCACATCACCTATCTGTCGGAAGCCGGGCTGCACCAGAAGTTCGGCCGCAAGCTGCAGGACCGCGACGCGCTGACCTTCGGCTTCGACGCCGACTTCCAGATCGAAAGCTATCTGCGGCACCAGGGCAGCACCTTCGTCGACCGGTTCGACGCCAATTCCTATCTCTACATCACCCGCGCCATGGACTATTTCGACCTGGCGGCGGATTATGGCGGATTGCTCGCCAACGCCTTCAAGGACACGCAGGCCCGGTTCTGCGTCGCCTCGTTCACCAGCGACTGGCTCTATCCCACGGCGGAGAGCCGGGCCATCGTCCACGCGCTCAACGCCGTGGCCGCGCCGGTGAGCTTCGTCGAGTTCGAGACCGACAAGGGCCACGACGCCTTCCTGCTCGACGTGCCCGAATTCTACGACGTGCTGCGCGGCTTCATCGGCGCCGCGGCCGAAAAGCGGGGCCTGTAA
- the metW gene encoding methionine biosynthesis protein MetW, producing the protein MATREATIRARDVRVDLLEIGRMIEPGSRVLDIGCGDGDLLYHLVHDRRVDARGMELSREGVNACVARGLSVVQGDADRDLIDYPTGAFDYAILSQTLQAMRDTRAGLEQMLRIGKRAIVSFPNFGYWRVRMQLLFKGRMPDTATLAHPWYNTPNIHLCTIRDFIALCEDLGITIERFLAIDAGGKRSRTVHSTRRANLMAEQALFLLAFNGERDESGAPLYR; encoded by the coding sequence ATGGCGACGCGCGAGGCCACCATCCGGGCGCGGGACGTGCGCGTCGACCTGCTGGAGATCGGCCGGATGATCGAGCCGGGCAGCCGGGTGCTCGACATCGGCTGCGGCGACGGCGACCTGCTCTATCACCTGGTGCATGACCGGCGTGTGGATGCGCGCGGCATGGAGTTGAGCCGCGAGGGCGTGAACGCCTGCGTGGCCCGCGGCCTGTCGGTGGTGCAGGGCGACGCCGACCGGGACCTGATCGACTATCCGACCGGCGCGTTCGACTATGCCATCCTCAGCCAGACGCTGCAGGCCATGCGCGACACCCGCGCCGGGCTGGAACAGATGCTGCGCATCGGCAAGCGCGCCATCGTGTCGTTCCCCAATTTCGGCTACTGGCGGGTGCGGATGCAGCTGCTGTTCAAGGGCCGCATGCCGGACACCGCGACGCTGGCGCATCCCTGGTACAACACGCCCAACATCCATCTGTGCACCATCCGCGACTTTATCGCGCTGTGCGAGGATCTGGGCATCACCATCGAACGGTTCCTCGCCATCGACGCGGGCGGCAAGCGCTCGCGCACCGTCCATTCCACCCGCCGCGCCAACCTGATGGCCGAGCAGGCGCTGTTTCTGCTGGCGTTCAATGGCGAGCGGGACGAGTCGGGCGCGCCGCTGTACCGATGA